In the Pleuronectes platessa chromosome 8, fPlePla1.1, whole genome shotgun sequence genome, one interval contains:
- the smtnl1 gene encoding smoothelin-like 1 — MEGESPSQETSESTETTNQTDTNNNNNQAGEPEPEGNKDTARERSDMETAKGQGSVEDTVSQERGGDEEEASAVNTDKAQRISKSDEGDNEEAEPDKDQASTGVKDPEVINREKEEEGDVEQNKKEAQQVEEVKIGKDGEELKYKDEEKSKTGEKAKEEETDVSGKAAKEAEKTKPVKEAEVETKDKGKVKEVEKPGKPKRKSGPASSSVSRPRPSARSVRATTKKNIIAKFEQGATEAPVARNFKIQRSSAAVATGASIKQKMLQWCRNKTRNYEGVNIENFSSSWCDGMAFCALIHRFFPDAFDFSSLSPKEREKNFTLAFSNAESLADCCPLLEVSDMLMMGNHPDPMCVFTYVQSLCHSLSKIEKERKDRENEEKEKSANEGEEKDKGDDVVGEVSTEKDGDESSAENGKMDGQEEKEGENAEPVVTGEEEEDALKGCEVEEGGGALVEAES; from the exons ATGGAAGGAGAATCACCAAGCCAGGAGACGTCTGAGTCAACAGAGACGACCAATCAGACTGAtaccaacaacaataacaaccaa GCTGGTGAGCCAGAGCCAGAGGGGAACAAAGACACAGCGAGGGAGCGCTCAGACATGGAGACAGCCAAAGGTCAGGGGTCAGTGGAGGATACAGTTTcacaagagagaggaggtgatgaggaggaggccaGTGCAGTTAACACGGACAAAGCCCAGAGGATATCAAAGTCTGATGAGGGTGACAATGAAGAGGCTGAGCCAGATAAAGACCAAGCCTCTACTGGTGTGAAGGATCCAGAAGTgataaacagagaaaaggaagaggagggagacgtggaacaaaacaagaaagaagCGCAGCAGGTGGAAGAGGTCAAGATCGGGAAAGACGGAGAGGAGCTAAAGTACAAAGACGAAGAGAAGAGTAAAACAGGGGAAAAGgcaaaggaagaggagacagatgtgAGTGGGAAAGCAGCAAAGGAGGCAGAGAAGACAAAACCAGTCAAAGAAGCAGAGGTAGAGACGAAAGACAAAGGAAAGGTAAAAGAAGTAGAAAAGCCAGGGAAGCCCAAGAGAAAGAGTGgacctgcctcctcctctgtctccagaCCGAGGCCCTCTGCACGCTCTGTCAGagcaaccacaaaaaaaaacataatagcCAAATTTGAACAAGGAGCAACAGA GGCACCGGTAGCACGCAACTTCAAGATTCAGAGATCGTCTGCAGCCGTGGCCACGGGAGCTTCAATCAAACAGAAAATGCTTCAGTGGTGTCGCAACAAAACCCGGAACTATGAG GGCGTCAACATAGAAAACTTCTCATCGTCTTGGTGCGACGGGATGGCTTTCTGCGCTCTGATCCACCGCTTTTTTCCCGACGCTTTCGACTTCAGCTCCCTCAGTccaaaggagagggagaaaaacttCACTCTGGCCTTCAGCAACGCTGA ATCACTGGCTGACTGCTGCCCCCTTCTGGAAGTATCTGACATGCTCATGATGGGTAACCACCCGGACCCCATGTGCGTGTTCACGTATGTCCAGTCCCTCTGCCACAGCCTGTCCaaaatagagaaagagaggaaggacagagaaaatgaggagaaagagaagtctGCTaatgagggagaggagaaagatAAAGGAGACGATGTAGTGGGAGAGGTGTCGACGGAGAAGGATGGAGACGAGTCT TCTGCTGAGAACGGGAAGATGGATGGccaagaggaaaaagagggagaaaatgcTGAGCCTGTGGTgactggtgaggaggaggaggatgcactAAAGGGCTGCGAGgtggaggaaggtggaggagcGTTAGTGGAGGCGGAGTCGTAG